Within the Astyanax mexicanus isolate ESR-SI-001 chromosome 9, AstMex3_surface, whole genome shotgun sequence genome, the region TTCACCatatacatttccacattgcaaaaacaaatagaaataaataaaacacaaaatagacatacctaccacaagtaataatttaataaattaagttaaattatttaaacttaggatttcttgtaagtattaaatatagggcattactcaataaaaaaggcatgaaCATTGGCTTTATGCTGTGCATCTTATTTAAAtgacaatacagtaagttcatggccagctaacttaacatttatttataaactccacagtgctgtgtttattgattacataaagcctgtatcaCGTCTAAAACttgtctctgttgtaataaactaaccacagcattgtcgttatgttattaaggtacattaatggtaatctcattgatttattataagttaaattGATCTGCTCTCCGCTCtaaaaacctccgcctcctccacctgCTTGCTGTGTGTGTAACATAACGCTAAGCAtgctgtttcacattaaaagtcctcgaggcacagaaaattaatcaatcaattttttaaatcgagtaactaattactcaagtaatcgtttcacccctagcaTACACAATGACTAGTACCACATAGGCTCTCTCCACAGTCAATATTAACTCTGCTTCCAGACCTGATACCACTGATCACTTAAAGCTTAGAACACATTTTGATGACTTACCTGGGGGGCATATTAGTGGGTGAACGTGATTTAAGAGGCTtgtccttttcttcttttttctcccgTGGCTCTCGCAGCGGCCGCTCTCTAGGTCGCCCTTCTTTTTCATCTCGTTTTAGCCGGTCCCGCTCCCACTCCTCCTTCCTgcgctgtctctctttctctcgttcacGTTCTCTTTCCCTCTCGCGCTCCCTCTGCCTGCGCTCTCGCTCGCGGTGGTCTCTTTCTCGCTCGCGCTCCCTTTCACGATGGCGTTCATGGGGGTCTCGCTCACGCTCTCGATCCTAatgtaaacacacatacagtacaatagCATTCAAACATTCAGAATCACAGGGCAGCACCTCTGGAGTAGAGTGGTTTAGGGAAAGCCCAAcccaccgccccccccccccccaagagtGGCAGATTAGCAGTCAGTGGTTAGCACATAGCTCTTACTACTGAGACACAACTGCCAAATAAATGAAGCAACTAAACTAACTGCTGGAAGAATTACTTAAGAAAGAAAGTGATCAGTGAGCTGTGAAAAATATAACTCACGCTGTAGTGGTACGGCAGAGGGGTCTCTGTATACTGAACCCTGAAGTTCTCATACTGGCCCCCTCTCCACAAGGCTTCCATTTCATAGTCGTAATAAGGATCAGCATATGGGTCACTGTAACAAGAGTAGTTATTTAGTAGTAGGTTGAAAAAGTAAGTAGATTAAACATGTTAGACACATAATGTAACATACATTCCATACTACAGTATTAACAAAATGACGGTATAACATTACAGAACATAgagaaaatgcataaaaaaaaaaagttagcttACCTATACAAAGGGTCTCTGAATTCAATTTCACTGCAAGTTAACAGGAAGAGGAAGGATTTAGCAAGGAAATTGAGTGCTAAActggtaaacaaataaacaaacattgtTTCCCACTATTCAAATATAAAAGGTTTAATTCCAACTACAATTATCCTAAAGCAACTCATTTCACAACTCAAAACTCTCAGTCATGAGAACAAGAAGATTCTGAATTTACTTAGGCaaacattaaaagaaaattaCACACATTATGAAAGCATGGTTTGTTCAATATCTGAGAGTTCTGCAAGTTCATATCTGAAAGTACTCAGAACAGAAGCAATACAATTACTTCTAAATAGGCAAGAAGTTATTTCCCAGGTTACATATTTGTTTTGTAGGTTTTTACTCATTCTGCCACTTTTACTAAAACATAACTTTCATAGTCTAAATGTATGTCTTGCTTTTGAAGAAAAAGCAATTAAAGAATTTAACAATGAACAACTAGAAGAAGCAGGTTGGATTTACCCAATTAGCCAAAACACTCCTTATGAAAAAGCAGTCATCGACACAATGATTGCTAGATGGTGCTTCAGTGTACATTAGTGATGGACTCGACATTAGAATTTAGTGTACTTTTTGTTCTAATCAACAAGGGAACCTGGTGGTTTGCCCAGACTGGGTACCACTGTTGACGTACTATGCAACAAGTTTGCTGAAGGCTACATGTCACAgatctttttaaaattaaaatcttgttttactatttattacGCCTACATTATTTGCACAGCTTTTGTTACATATTTTAAACCTATTCTcttgatatgtttttttattattattttcttgtgtatttttttgtgtgtgtttgtctgaatTTAAGTTATCAAGAATGGTACAACTTTAAATGTTATTGGTGCTGACCAGCAAATTTATAGTATCATGACATCCCTAATAACAATAGCATCTTGCAGCCAGAGCATGAAGCTTAACTCGTACCCAGGATCTCTAATTTCCCTTGTGATGCGATAGCCTCGATCCCTGAAGAACTCGTTTTCTTTGTCAAATTCCCGCTCATCTTCACCAATGGTGACGTTGAAGCGCTTTTCTTCAAAGTCAGGCTCCTGTTCTTTGCGGATTGTAGCTTTCTTCAAAACCTGAGGCAACCCACAGATTAGCGTTAGAACCACATTCATATTCTACACATTACTTCTTCACTCACTCCAAAAGGGAAAAtccatattaatttatttaccaacTGCGGATATAAaccacaaaccaaaataaaaaaaaaattataaaaaaacaataaccaCGACTGTTTGAATCTAATTTGAATAAAGActacaacattttaaaaagatgttATCTCAACAGCAGCAAGACATGGGGGAAAAACTGAAACCACGGCAAGATCCATGGTTTAACTCATTTGAATCGATGAGATCACAGAAAGTCCGGTCAATGTGACACAACATATCAAAATGTGAAATGGTCACTAGAATGCCTCTAAAATTCCCTTTTATTCTAATGACCCTGAAACAGGGTTTTCCTGAAAAGGGTTTTCTGATGACCGGCAAATCCTTATAGAGACATTTATGGTATCATACCTCTTTGGCATGTCTAAGGCCCCTCTCCCAAGCACTCTCTACTGGAGGCTCCGCAGGAAGGGGCGGAGGTGGCAGTTCCTCTATGGCAGGACCCCCCTGTGTGAAGCAGACAGCACACCTACATTGATGCAATGACACTACATGACAATGCTTTTACATTCACATTACTGAGATTCAGTTCCAGACACCttgtggacaaaaaaaaattgtctgccTATTATTTCATACCCAGGGGTTTGAGGGCATTAGTGGGAGAGGGCCTCCTCCAGCGCCCCCTgcccctgctgctgctcctcctgctgctgctcctcctcctcctcctcctccaggagGAGCTCCATTTGCAGAGAAGGGGTCTGGCTTGGAGATGAGGGAGTAGTTGCCTTTATCATTCACTCCAGGGTGGATAAACCTACAGATCATTCCCCAGGTGCAATTAcctaccaaaaaaaacaaaaaaacaacaacattgttcttattttcatacacaagtgTTTGACTGAACTCATTTACATGCAGTGCAATTAATACATGTTATTgctatcaaatataaaataagggTAAATATTCTGCAGGACATGTGTAAAATAGCTACACCTGCTGTTATAGTCTAGAAATGCACAAAATGACAACAGTATGTAGCAACTGAGCAAAAAGTCACTGTCAGAACAAACCAGTGTTACAGTTTATAAGCACTCAAAGAAAGATGATATGTTAATTTTAATACACAGCAATACAGCAACTAGTGGTGTGCCACATTCAATTTTGCACAGTAATACAGAtcaaattcttaaaacaataaaaaatccaTACTGTGATAATATAGGCATTCTGtattgaaagcagtctattttgtatttctttcttttttttttttttttactgtgaagctttaagggtgTTTTTGGGACATTTGTTTAAGTTTGCAGTGAATCATATTGTGGTAGATTtgacacatttacattttattcaaaattGTTTTTTCAGTTCAACTGCATGAATTAACCATTAACTTAAATATAAAACTACTATAATACTTTCAGAAATGTAAGAAAGTACAAAGATTTTGCATAGTTCATACATGATGAGACATTTTATGAAAGCCTAACACAATCATGAACATCATAAACCATACAAAACCAACAAATGGTTCTCCATACTTCAGCAACTTTTACAGGAAATTATGTACAAAAGCTCCCTCTAGTGTCATAACCATAGAGATGCACTAAATGCTCAGACGGCAACTGAACATGTCTTCAGTATGAAATTAAACAAAGCTTGATCTCCAGTAACTTAACAGGAGAACAAAAAGTGaaataatacatactgtattgCACCCAACCTCTGGGGTTACAGACAGGGGCCTGTACTCATATTCTAAATCATCAACTACCTCAGAAGATCTTCACAGTgttcatcaggtaggcacctctcTTCATCAGTGTTTTGCTGAGTTAAGCCTACAATATCTCTGAAAGGACCACTACAGCCCCTGAGCACAATATGCAGTACTATCAGTTATTCAGTGTCGTAAGTGAAGAATCACACTGGCCTCCTTAGTGACGTAAGGCCAGACCTAGCCCCACTGAAACCATTAATAGAAGAAAAAGCCAGTCATTTCTGTTGGTGCATTTATTATACTTTTCTACAATAttcagtagaggtgtgccaaaaaatcgattcacataagaatcttgattctcatttactacgattcagaatcgatttaaaatgtcccaaaatcgattctgaggggcgggttttagactgattttgggctgggtatttttgttggacctggcaaccctggggatagggcttgtcccttcaaacggagatcttccagacacacacagagcgtaggtgtttgagaatcaccggtaagatggcagaacaagcactatattaccttagattaacgtgtagtttcaatgttttatggcagaatgcttcataacaagcataaaaaagatcgctagtagttagtttcagtaactgttagctagctaactagctaactttccagttccaccttaaataacgctacaggtggcagcgggctgcagcatttaaggcggaacggaaaaataacaataagctaatcagagctaatttcagctcctcatcacagaggaattaaggaatggacaatatgaattaatttctccacctcctgccccctttctgaagaaatacaacgaccttaaagttaactagttaatcagcagctgctcctgaactttagcgcttcactgctatcatcacatcagcccagcagcgtcacctacacaccaccgctagtagcctggtaataaagcagtgttatttattatttatttattgttcattaacgtcattgtgatatcccagtgatttctctgtcactgaggacccacattcctgcacattttattgtttttgtaacacattacttgctccaggaccagtgtatattatggagggttttttttcaataagattcataagccagaagcagaaatttttataattcaaatcgttttgaatcaaaaatcgattttgaatcgaatcgtggcccccaaaatcggaatcgaatcgaatcgtgagatagtaaacgattcccacccctaatattcaGTATGTGGTTTCAACAGCAacaatatgtgtgtgtgacaGCACACAGAGAagggaagttttttttattaacttacaGTATACAATATGCTACATTAACAATATGCACCCTACCTTTCATAAAGAACCTGCAGATAGGTCTAGGTCTGATCTTCCGATCCATGGGGTCTTTGACCTCTCCCTCTTCCAAATCATCATCCTGAAACACATCACATAATATGGTAATGAACAGAAAAAGCATGTAactaaaagaaaagtgtttagaATAAAAGCTTCATAAATGAAAGTGATCTAGTTATATATGTAAGCACTAcaggtaataaaataataaacaaaattattttgtattctgtctAAGGTTATTTGTGTGTAACAATATCTTAGCGCTGTAGTTCATTTAAATCGTTCTGTGTTTTAGGGCATTTTTGCAGGTACTGCCTTGGCGGCCATTAATTTGTTACAAGCAAAAAGGTCTGCAAGCAGTCTAAGTAACACATTATCTTATCTCAGATGTTTTTAAACAGACAAAAGATGTTTTGTTTGCTTCAAAAAGTAACCATGATATCTATTCTAGTGTCTAGTGGCTATGCCCTTCAAATCAGAATCACACACAAAAATAGCATGCCTACATCATTAGATGTCTGAATACTTGTCTCTATGTAATAGTTTGTGGATTTTTTTACTGAGCACAGGAATAAATTTATTACTTGACTTTTTCCAAATCATATTaaattttaataagattttaaatttaaattttaataattttaattaataagaaTTAAACCAGCTGATTTCTGTGAATAAATGTCAAATGTAAATTATCTCTGTTTGATTAGGATGCATGCATGTTGCCTGCTGccaaaatcaaaccaaaccaaaactcttttttttagacttttaataaacagttgGGCTAAACCTCTCTACACCAAACTGCCAAGTAAACATTgcagacatgaaaaaaaaaaaacagttgctcTGTTGCTTATGCCAGTTTTGCACCATAAGGGGGCAAAAACTGAATCTTTGTGCAATACTTGTTATTCCAAACTCAAAGTGTAATGCTGAGGAAGCAAGCGCAGAGCTTTGTCAACACTTAATACATCATGCAGATATATTTGCTGTCTGCAACTTAAATTATGCAGCTGACATTTGAGCATAGCTATTAGCTAATAACTAATTAAAAGAGGTCAATAAAGCCGgtgtgcttgtgttgttttctttccATGTTCCCTAAATACagtagtgtaaaaatgttttgcccATTTATGATTTCTTATGCATGTTTgttactcttaaatgtttcagatcatcaaacaatttaaatagtaaaagacaacacaagtttacacaaaacagtttttaaatgtgtttattattaagagagaaaaaaaatctaaacctacatggccctgtgagAAAATGTTTTTGCCCCTAAACCCAATAACTGGTTGGGTTAttcttagcagcaacaactgcaattagGCATTTGCACTAGCTTGCAATGAGTCTTCCAcatcactgtggaggaattttagctCAACTCTTCTTTATAGAATTGTTGTATAACAATTGTatgaacgtcctgtttaagatcatgataGAGCATGTCATTAACATTCAAGTCAGGACTTCCAAAGTCTTCATCTTGggtttcttcagccattcagaggtggacttgttggtgtgttttggaccattgtcctgctgcagaacccaaactCGTTTCAGTTTGAGGTCAAAAAGAGATGGCAGGACATTCTCTTTCAGGACTTTTTgttagacagcagaattcatggttctatTTATCAGAGTAAGTCAGCAAACCAGACCCAGACAATCACACCATCACATACTACCAGcattttctggcaaaattgagacaagcCTTAGTGTTCTTTTTTTCTCAGCAGTGGTTTCTGTCTTGGTACTCTGCTATGCAggccatttttgaccagtctctttcttatagtggagtcatgaacgctgacctCACTTGAggcaagtttttttttgcagttttttttttactttgtcataagggtcttttgtgaccttttggatgagtggttgctgtgctcttggggtaatatTGATCGGCCggtcactcttgggaaggttcaccactgttacatgttttcgccatttgtggataatggctgttactgtggttcactggaatCCCTAAACTTGGCTTTAtacacaaaatcacaaaaaatggctttataacctttttcagactgacataccttatttttttttctcatctgttcatgaatttctttggatattggcattatgtctagcttttgagtatcttctGGTCTACTTcggctttgtcaggcaggtcctatttaagtgtgATTCCTCTattaagaacaggtgtggcagtaataaGGCCTGGGTGCagctagagaaattgaactcaggtgtgataaaccacttTTACATAGGGcaatgtaggtttggattttataaagaaaaacttcatttaaaaactgtattttgtgtttacttgtgttgccttggactaatatttacatttatttgatgaTCTGAAATATTTAAGACTGACAAATAACAATATGTCAGCAAggatgcacaatatattgttcagCATAGTCATTGCTAAAAAAGGCACATCACAGCATGCGCACCATAAGAAAAGGCGACTTAAACATTACGTCATGCTACAACTTGCTTAAtacaaaaggaaataaaataagcTCAATATCATTTATATCTGTCCTATCTTGGACATAAAATGGgcattgttaatattattgtaccTATTGGATTTTTGACTTTTTGAAGAAaactcctgtatttttttatatcacaacatgttttgcagaacaacaaaatatcacaatgtcatcCCCCTTCCCAATTATAATGCAGCTCTATATTCCAGGCACAGTTCATTTCTATGAGTGCATTAACTGTCCCTTTCTTTTTCTTAAGAAcatctttttaaataatttgaacacagTGTACTTACCTAGTAGAGTCCAAATACTCTACAAATCCTAGTAATTATGGTAAGAGTACTTACATCAATTTCTCCTTCATCAATCTCGCCATCATCTTCATCTTTCTTTTTATCACGAAAGGAATCCCTCCTGCCTCTTTCTTGGCCTTTTGTCTCTTCAGATTTCTTAAGATCAGAGTTGCCCTGGTCTGGGGGGAGGATAGGGTTCCTTTCACTTCTTTTCCTCTTCCCCTCCTCTTTGTTGTCTTTTTCCTCCTCATTCGCTTCACCGTCCTCAGCACCAGGACCCTTCTCCATGTCATCCTCCTCTGGAACACCAATATTTGGTTCCTCAGGCACTTCTTCATCATAGTCCAGCTCATGCTCATCCAGCTCTCTGGAGACAGAAGAGTTTTCATCTTTTAGATCACTGACTGCCATTACCCTCCTTTGTGTCctttcctcttcatcctcctcctccaacTCTGGACGACTCATGCCTAAGCCAGTGGTCTTCTctccctcctcttcttcttcttggctGGCTTCCCCACGCTCTTCTTCAGCAAGGGTGAAGGGTTGTTGATGTACGGGCTCTGGTGATTCAGGGTCTGGTGACCTAGGGGTTTCCAAgatctcctcttcttcttcccgCTCTGGAGATCTGCTCATGTGTTGCCCACCTTTCAGAATGGTTCCTGACTTCTCCTGCTGGTGTACATCTTTCCCCGCGATCCCGTCTACCTTGTCATCGTCTTGGTCAGATATTTCTCCTGGAGCTCTCCCACCCAAATCAACCTTGTCTTCATCATCAATGTCTGactctccccctcctcctcctccttcctcaTCGTTTAGTAACTCACTGTCAGACACTTCATTGTTCCCCTCAGTAGGGGACTCTGGAGATTCCAGCAGCTCACTGTCTGACAGacctttctcctcctcctctggagACTGTGGAGACTGTGTGGGGCTCTCAGGGGTGTCCATCAGCACTCAATCTGTAATCAAAAACATTCATATTTACATGATTAGCATGCAAAGCAAAATATGAACATATATTGCTGCTTAAGTACATGCCAGGATGGTTTTCTGGATACATATTAAGCTAAATTCTACGTAAGGGGTTGTAAATATCCTTTAACACAGTTTTGGTTTTCAGAAGCCTTTCAGAACTGTTAGCCAAGGACTGGTACAACACCAACCTTGACAGCGGTTGGTAACTCTGACCAAATCTAAGTGTGGCTTAGTCTTCAAAAACAGGCCTTAACAGGCCTAAATTCCAATACTGAGCACATTCTGATTGAAAAGGTTTCCACAGGACCAGAAAAAATGATCAAggttaaaactaaatatttaagaACACAAATgtttcccttattttttttttggcaataaaataaattgttcTGTCAATTTAGTAAAGCATTCCCCTTAGTTCCACAATTTGCTCTATTCATTTAATAAATCCTTCAGTTTAACAActattctctttgttttattagttttttttgtttcctccttaaaaaataaaaatatagaatcTGTTTTCTTGACCACTCCTTTAGTGAAACAATCTATCCTTTCCCTTTAATAagaaacaattaattaaattaagtgaAGTGACTGTTAAGAAAATGCttagttaaaaatgtattaacccCAGGGAACTTTGTCTCAGAATTGCGTTTTTACCATTGATACTTTATgcttcacagttttaaacatacaGAAAAGCAGTTAGCTTAGGTAGCTATATTAGTCCTACATTGTTCTGAATacgaaaaatacaaaaataaaataccctTGCAGACTTATTTAGACTATTAGTGTAAACTACCTAACAAGTAAATGTTTGGGAATATACACATGCATATATACTGAATTTTACACTTGTAACGTTCaggttttatataaataaataaaaaatagagaaataaagatgAACACTATAACCTATTAAACAGTcatctaaaaaacaaaatactaataAAACGGTTAATATGTGAGTACGTATTTATGTAACTATGTAAGCTAGCTATGCATTAGCACATAATCTTGCAACTAGGGTTACGTAACCTCTAACTACATCCactattaatgttattatttctgTACTGTATATACGTTACTATTAGTCATATGTAGCTAGGTTAACTACCCTTAcattgttttatattaatttaatatcgTTTACTGTGCTTGTTGTCAAAAAAATATAGCTAAATGTGTAGCCCTAATAGTTGGGTTAACTAGTTCGGTTAATtgtttagctagttagttagctgttAGCTAATCTAACACCGAGGAGGGATAAACACAACCCAAggcgatgctaatgctaatgacgATAGCctactagctaacgttagctaggttaagtAGTTAGCTATGTTAACGTTACCGTTTAACAGCCTGTTAGCTTAGCATACTggctagctaagctaggttagctagcgaGGTCTCCGCACCCGTAACGGCCTTGCTTCACACCGTGCACACTTCGTAACATACAGAGTTAATGTAATTGTAGTTTAGTAAGTAATTTGGAATGAGGTTACCTGCTCGGAATAACGGCAAGAGACTCATGAGATGGTCGAGCGAAAGGACAATTTTCTAGCTCGCCGACTACAGCTGGCTAGCGTAGCTTAGCTTCGCCTATTTGCCAATGAGGAGGAGGCGTCGCTCCGCCGGTGGCCgcgcagcagcaggagcagcaggccCGACAGAGAGCGGCCCAAACCCCGCTACAGCCGAGCTCATGGACCCGGACCGACACCAACCCCCGAAACTACACCCGCCCTGCAGAATAACCGCGACTGGCCGCAGGGCTCGTCCCGTTTCGTCTCACTGCTGCCCGGCGGCGTCCCTGACTCGCACCGACTCGCCGCGGCCAA harbors:
- the zc3h18 gene encoding zinc finger CCCH domain-containing protein 18 isoform X1, translating into MDTPESPTQSPQSPEEEEKGLSDSELLESPESPTEGNNEVSDSELLNDEEGGGGGGESDIDDEDKVDLGGRAPGEISDQDDDKVDGIAGKDVHQQEKSGTILKGGQHMSRSPEREEEEEILETPRSPDPESPEPVHQQPFTLAEEERGEASQEEEEEGEKTTGLGMSRPELEEEDEEERTQRRVMAVSDLKDENSSVSRELDEHELDYDEEVPEEPNIGVPEEDDMEKGPGAEDGEANEEEKDNKEEGKRKRSERNPILPPDQGNSDLKKSEETKGQERGRRDSFRDKKKDEDDGEIDEGEIDDDDLEEGEVKDPMDRKIRPRPICRFFMKGNCTWGMICRFIHPGVNDKGNYSLISKPDPFSANGAPPGGGGGGGAAAGGAAAGAGGAGGGPLPLMPSNPWGGPAIEELPPPPLPAEPPVESAWERGLRHAKEVLKKATIRKEQEPDFEEKRFNVTIGEDEREFDKENEFFRDRGYRITREIRDPGEIEFRDPLYSDPYADPYYDYEMEALWRGGQYENFRVQYTETPLPYHYSDRERERDPHERHRERERERERDHRERERRQREREREREREREKERQRRKEEWERDRLKRDEKEGRPRERPLREPREKKEEKDKPLKSRSPTNMPPRGTMEPQPKKEMAPMVKRPDEWKDPWRRSKSPRRRAGLMGSPPRGRRRHRPSGSSVSLSNSSRSSSRSSSYTGSGSSRSRSRSRSRSRSSSVSSYSSHSSQRSSFTGSRSRSRSFSSSPSPTPSAQRNANKNKAEQPPGHLLKPGVQPPPPPRRDKGPPKKVPSPAQPGQPGKPPKPFAEGSKPPNIREGGRPPPPREPGKPTNVREGRKKERHPHNPRRRTLSGSVSGSGSSFTGTSSRSRSRSSSASLSRSRTGSRKSRSLSVSSVSSVSSASSSSSSVRSADSDDMYADLASPVSSASSHSPTPGHARKERGPPRDRPPPRERDPDKDRGKIPKKDETFKEERKRVDPSDLPPKSDPGAPRSGTGNRGHPMNAPPAGPPGAYGSHKDIKLTLLNKQQADKSNRKRYFPADKERPTSPVSKRIALSPERGRDRRMPGRPPLSPRMDRPRGQGPRPMPTPGESRKRPLSPPSKSTGKGPAVSTAKPAAPVPGSGSASGAGSGSGKPSSTLSRREELLKQLKAVEDAIARKRAKIPGK
- the zc3h18 gene encoding zinc finger CCCH domain-containing protein 18 isoform X4, with the protein product MDTPESPTQSPQSPEEEEKGLSDSELLESPESPTEGNNEVSDSELLNDEEGGGGGGESDIDDEDKVDLGGRAPGEISDQDDDKVDGIAGKDVHQQEKSGTILKGGQHMSRSPEREEEEEILETPRSPDPESPEPVHQQPFTLAEEERGEASQEEEEEGEKTTGLGMSRPELEEEDEEERTQRRVMAVSDLKDENSSVSRELDEHELDYDEEVPEEPNIGVPEEDDMEKGPGAEDGEANEEEKDNKEEGKRKRSERNPILPPDQGNSDLKKSEETKGQERGRRDSFRDKKKDEDDGEIDEGEIDDDDLEEGEVKDPMDRKIRPRPICRFFMKGNCTWGMICRFIHPGVNDKGNYSLISKPDPFSANGAPPGGGGGGGAAAGGAAAGAGGAGGGPLPLMPSNPWGGPAIEELPPPPLPAEPPVESAWERGLRHAKEVLKKATIRKEQEPDFEEKRFNVTIGEDEREFDKENEFFRDRGYRITREIRDPGEIEFRDPLYSDPYADPYYDYEMEALWRGGQYENFRVQYTETPLPYHYSDRERERDPHERHRERERERERDHRERERRQREREREREREREKERQRRKEEWERDRLKRDEKEGRPRERPLREPREKKEEKDKPLKSRSPTNMPPRGTMEPQPKKEMAPMVKRPDEWKDPWRRSKSPRRRAGLMGSPPRGRRRHRPSGSSVSLSNSSRSSSRSSSYTGSGSSRSRSRSRSRSRSSSVSSYSSHSSQRSSFTGSRSRSRSFSSSPSPTPSAQRNANKNKAEQPPGHLLKPGVQPPPPPRRDKGPPKKVPSPAQPGQPGKPPKPFAEGSKPPNIREGGRPPPPREPGKPTNVREGRKKERHPHNPRRRTLSGSVSGSGSSFTGTSSRSRSRSSSASLSRSRTGSRKSRSLSVSSVSSVSSASSSSSSVRSADSDDMYADLASPVSSASSHSPTPGHARKERGPPRDRPPPRERDPDKDRGKIPKKDETFKEERKRVDPSDLPPKSDPGAPRSGTGNRGHPMNAPPAGPPGAYGSHKDIKLTLLNKQADKSNRKRYFPADKERPTSPVSKRIALSPERGRDRRMPGRPPLSPRMDRPRGQGPRPMPTPGERKRPLSPPSKSTGKGPAVSTAKPAAPVPGSGSASGAGSGSGKPSSTLSRREELLKQLKAVEDAIARKRAKIPGK
- the zc3h18 gene encoding zinc finger CCCH domain-containing protein 18 isoform X3; amino-acid sequence: MDTPESPTQSPQSPEEEEKGLSDSELLESPESPTEGNNEVSDSELLNDEEGGGGGGESDIDDEDKVDLGGRAPGEISDQDDDKVDGIAGKDVHQQEKSGTILKGGQHMSRSPEREEEEEILETPRSPDPESPEPVHQQPFTLAEEERGEASQEEEEEGEKTTGLGMSRPELEEEDEEERTQRRVMAVSDLKDENSSVSRELDEHELDYDEEVPEEPNIGVPEEDDMEKGPGAEDGEANEEEKDNKEEGKRKRSERNPILPPDQGNSDLKKSEETKGQERGRRDSFRDKKKDEDDGEIDEGEIDDDDLEEGEVKDPMDRKIRPRPICRFFMKGNCTWGMICRFIHPGVNDKGNYSLISKPDPFSANGAPPGGGGGGGAAAGGAAAGAGGAGGGPLPLMPSNPWGGPAIEELPPPPLPAEPPVESAWERGLRHAKEVLKKATIRKEQEPDFEEKRFNVTIGEDEREFDKENEFFRDRGYRITREIRDPGEIEFRDPLYSDPYADPYYDYEMEALWRGGQYENFRVQYTETPLPYHYSDRERERDPHERHRERERERERDHRERERRQREREREREREREKERQRRKEEWERDRLKRDEKEGRPRERPLREPREKKEEKDKPLKSRSPTNMPPRGTMEPQPKKEMAPMVKRPDEWKDPWRRSKSPRRRAGLMGSPPRGRRRHRPSGSSVSLSNSSRSSSRSSSYTGSGSSRSRSRSRSRSRSSSVSSYSSHSSQRSSFTGSRSRSRSFSSSPSPTPSAQRNANKNKAEQPPGHLLKPGVQPPPPPRRDKGPPKKVPSPAQPGQPGKPPKPFAEGSKPPNIREGGRPPPPREPGKPTNVREGRKKERHPHNPRRRTLSGSVSGSGSSFTGTSSRSRSRSSSASLSRSRTGSRKSRSLSVSSVSSVSSASSSSSSVRSADSDDMYADLASPVSSASSHSPTPGHARKERGPPRDRPPPRERDPDKDRGKIPKKDETFKEERKRVDPSDLPPKSDPGAPRSGTGNRGHPMNAPPAGPPGAYGSHKDIKLTLLNKQADKSNRKRYFPADKERPTSPVSKRIALSPERGRDRRMPGRPPLSPRMDRPRGQGPRPMPTPGESRKRPLSPPSKSTGKGPAVSTAKPAAPVPGSGSASGAGSGSGKPSSTLSRREELLKQLKAVEDAIARKRAKIPGK